One genomic segment of Plasmodium cynomolgi strain B DNA, chromosome 14, whole genome shotgun sequence includes these proteins:
- a CDS encoding 3',5'-cyclic-nucleotide phosphodiesterase, whose protein sequence is MVKVAIYSVYYIITMKNYVLTDNIFMIASSLVGSIFIFVIRYIIEIQRRLAFNNWNKQTKQIIKLKINLKEEKDRSSVTNIEEIYDIINESIGNYYDPNAPSKEKDYAIVNNLKKILNILKEDNLFSPDLRTINKKNYNHIYGYMMDIKKNKQRSEVKGEPKEQDNEEHTEDGANEGMEEGKEESETESLVESMSDVWKKQEPDLLPKKSSKKEEIKLDQGDFDINVRSGDIAARICNTKFLNRDTTNDDIFTQLGMNLLTKCYTANHNVTEHCNILVNNLDTANILRDNEMAAFLLAALGHDIGHFGRTNLFLKNSSNFLSVIYNDKSILENYHCSYLFHILFKEQNNIFKNESAKTVLNLRQEIIQVILATDMSKHIKILAQFRIKSIKIRSYIEKNIILCLKMIIKAADLSHNCVDWSEHYLWVKRLVNEFYYEGDEQLEKGYQINPLFDRNSHDNFIKIQRTFLKELVFPLIISLKTLDRTSITQFMMDKVKRNYSKWKKIEKNPSKKKKYLNELISNIPDSWKKLYHPNLDIYQLQKCT, encoded by the exons ATGGTGAAGGTGGCGATTTATTCCGTGTACTACATCATAACGATGAAGAATTATGTCCTTACAGACAA CATTTTCATGATAGCCTCATCGCTGGTAGGAAGCATTTTCATATTCGTGATACGGTACATCATTGAAATTCAAAGAAGACTTGCATTTAATAATTGGAACAAGCAGACAAAGCAGATTATTAaactaaaaataaacttgaaggaggagaaagatAGATCGTCAGTGACCAACATCGAGGAAATATATGACATAATCAACGAG tCTATCGGAAACTACTACGATCCAAATGCACCctcgaaagaaaaagattaTGCCATCGTGaacaacttaaaaaaaattttaaatattctcAAGGAGGACAACTTATTTTCGCCAGATTTGAGGACGATAAACAAGAAG AATTACAACCACATCTATGGCTACATGatggacataaaaaaaaataagcagcGATCGGAAGTTAAGGGTGAACCGAAGGAGCAGGACAACGAGGAGCACACGGAAGATGGGGCTAACGAAGGTATGGAAGAAGGGAAGGAAGAGTCTGAAACAGAATCGTTGGTAGAATCGATGTCCGATGTGTGGAAAAAACAGGAGCCGGATTTGCTACCCAAAAAGTcgtcaaaaaaggaagagattAAACTGGACCAAGGCGACTTTGACATAAACGTG CGTTCAGGAGACATAGCCGCGAGAATATGCAACACCAAATTTTTGAACAGAGACACAACGAATGATGACATATTTACACAACTGGGAATGAATTTATTGACCAAATGCTACACCGCAAATCATAAC GTAACAGAACACTGCAATATCCTCGTGAACAACCTAGACACAGCGAACATTCTGCGAGATAACGAAATGGCTGCCTTTCTGTTGGCAGCCTTAGGGCACGACATTGGCCACTTTGGGAGAACAAATCTCTTTCTCAAAAATTcgagcaattttttaagcgtAATATATAACGATAAGTCCATTTTGGAGAACTACCACTGCTCCTATTTATTTCACATTCTGTTTaaggaacaaaataacattttcaaaaatgaaagtgCCAAAACTGTGCTCAACTTGAGGCAAGAAATTATACAAGTAATCCTCGCAACGGATATGAGCAAGCATATAAAAATCTTGGCTCAATTTCGTATTAAGTCCATTAAAATTAGGTCATACATAGAAAAGAATATTATCCTATGTTTGAAGATGATTATAAAGGCTGCTGATTTGTCTCACAATTGTGTTGACTGGAGTGAACATTATTTGTGGGTCAAAAGATTAGTAAATGAATTCTACTACGAAGGAGATGAACAGCTTGAAAAAGGCTATCAAATTAATCCTCTCTTTGATCGAAATTCGCatgataattttataaaaattcaaaGAACTTTCTTAAAAGAATTAGTTTTCcctttaattatttctttgaAAACTCTGGACAGAACTTCCATCACACAATTTATGATGGATAAGGTTAAACGCAATTATtccaagtggaaaaaaattgaaaaaaacccttccaaaaaaaaaaaatacttaaatGAATTGATAAGTAATATTCCAGATTCGTGGAAAAAGTTGTACCATCCCAATTTAGACATTTACCAGTTGCAGAAATGTACGTGA